The Anolis sagrei isolate rAnoSag1 chromosome Y, rAnoSag1.mat, whole genome shotgun sequence genome contains a region encoding:
- the LOC137094692 gene encoding electron transfer flavoprotein subunit beta-like isoform X1, with protein sequence MRHRERGKMAAAGMRAMVGVKRVIDYAVKVRVKPDKTGVVTDGVKHSMNPFCEIAVEEAVRLKEKKLVSEVIAVSCGPQQCQETIRTALAMGADRGVHVEIPAKDYESLGPFQVSKILAALAKKESVNLLLLGKQAIDDDCNQTGQMTAAFLDWPQGTFASEVTVDGDWLKVEREIDGGLETVRLKLPVVVTADLRLNEPRYATLPNIMKAKKKKIEVVKPSDLGVDLTSRVKTLNVEDPPQRSAGVKVETVDDLVAKLKESGRI encoded by the exons ATGAGACACAGAGAGAGGGGCAAGATGGCGGCGGCCGGGATGAGGGCCATGGTGGGAGTGAAGCGAGTCATTGACTACGCTGTGAAG GTGCGGGTGAAGCCAGACAAGACGGGTGTGGTGACGGATGGGGTGAAACATTCCATGAACCCTTTCTGTGAGATCGCTGTGGAGGAGGCTGTTCGTCTCAAGGAGAAGAAGCTTGTCTCTGAAGTGATTGCTGTAAGCTGTGGTCCACAGCAGTGCCAG GAGACAATCCGCACAGCTCTTGCAATGGGGGCCGACCGAGGGGTACATGTGGAGATTCCTGCAAAGGATTATGAGAGTCTTGGCCCCTTCCAGGTTTCAAAGATCTTAGCTGCGTTGGCCAAGAAGGAAAGTGTTAACCTTCTGCTGCTTGGCAAACAG GCCATTGACGATGACTGTAACCAGACAGGACAAATGACAGCAGCATTTCTTGACTGGCCTCAG GGGACATTTGCCTCTGAAGTAACGGTGGATGGGGACTGGCTGAAGGTTGAGCGTGAAATTGATGGGGGGCTGGAAACGGTGCGCCTGAAGCTGCCTGTGGTGGTGACTGCTGACCTACGACTCAATGAGCCACGCTATGCCACCTTACCCAATATCATG aaagCTAAAAAGAAGAAGATTGAAGTGGTCAAACCATCAGATCTTGGTGTGGACCTTACGTCACGAGTGAAAACTCTAAATGTGGAGGACCCTCCACAGCGCAGTGCTGGAGTCAAGGTGGAGACAGTGGATGATCTGGTTGCAAAGCTCAAAGAGAGTGGGCGAATATGA
- the LOC137094692 gene encoding electron transfer flavoprotein subunit beta-like isoform X2: MNPFCEIAVEEAVRLKEKKLVSEVIAVSCGPQQCQETIRTALAMGADRGVHVEIPAKDYESLGPFQVSKILAALAKKESVNLLLLGKQAIDDDCNQTGQMTAAFLDWPQGTFASEVTVDGDWLKVEREIDGGLETVRLKLPVVVTADLRLNEPRYATLPNIMKAKKKKIEVVKPSDLGVDLTSRVKTLNVEDPPQRSAGVKVETVDDLVAKLKESGRI; encoded by the exons ATGAACCCTTTCTGTGAGATCGCTGTGGAGGAGGCTGTTCGTCTCAAGGAGAAGAAGCTTGTCTCTGAAGTGATTGCTGTAAGCTGTGGTCCACAGCAGTGCCAG GAGACAATCCGCACAGCTCTTGCAATGGGGGCCGACCGAGGGGTACATGTGGAGATTCCTGCAAAGGATTATGAGAGTCTTGGCCCCTTCCAGGTTTCAAAGATCTTAGCTGCGTTGGCCAAGAAGGAAAGTGTTAACCTTCTGCTGCTTGGCAAACAG GCCATTGACGATGACTGTAACCAGACAGGACAAATGACAGCAGCATTTCTTGACTGGCCTCAG GGGACATTTGCCTCTGAAGTAACGGTGGATGGGGACTGGCTGAAGGTTGAGCGTGAAATTGATGGGGGGCTGGAAACGGTGCGCCTGAAGCTGCCTGTGGTGGTGACTGCTGACCTACGACTCAATGAGCCACGCTATGCCACCTTACCCAATATCATG aaagCTAAAAAGAAGAAGATTGAAGTGGTCAAACCATCAGATCTTGGTGTGGACCTTACGTCACGAGTGAAAACTCTAAATGTGGAGGACCCTCCACAGCGCAGTGCTGGAGTCAAGGTGGAGACAGTGGATGATCTGGTTGCAAAGCTCAAAGAGAGTGGGCGAATATGA